The sequence GTTGTCGAAGCCGATGAACTCCGGCGGGTTGATCAGGTCGTACCGGGTGAAGGAGTAGTAGACCGTGGCGATCAGCGGGTAGCCGAAGAAGATCAGGAACCCGAGGAACGCCGGGGCCATGAAGAAGAAGACGGTCCGGCGGCGCTTGGCCCGGCGGGCCCCCGCCCGCGCCGTGCTCGGCGCGGACGGGGACACCTTTTCCGCGAGCGTGGTCATCCGCCCGCGCCCTTCTGCTTCAGTTCGTCGTTGACCTGCGCGTCGACCGTCTTCAAGCCGGCGATGAGGTCGGGCACCGAACCGGCCTGCCACTTCTCCGCGAAGTCGTTGACGGCCTTGAGGTGCGCGTCCCCGATCGGGGTGGTCTGGTTGGCCACCAGCTTGCCGCTGTCGTAGATGTCGAGGAACGTCTTGAACTGCGGCTGCAGGTCCAGCTTCGGCGAGGTGAGCGAAGCCTTGGTGCTGGGCACGTTCTTCAGGCCGTTGGCCATGTCCACCAGGGTGTCGGTGTCCAGGGTGACCTGCTTGATCAGCTCCCACGCGGCGCCGGGGTTCTTGGCGCCCTTGGGGATCGCGATGATCGTGCCGGTGGTGAAGCCGCCGCCGTAGCGGTCGGCCATCGAGTCGAGGACCGGGAACGGCGCGGTCTGGTACTTGACCTCGGGCGCCTGGTCCTTGAGGAACGCGGTGCGGAACTCGCCGTCCATGATCATGGCGAGCTTGCCCTTCTGGAAGCCGTGGTCGGCGGAGTACTCGTCGCCGAGGCCCGCCTTGAACTTCTCGACCTTGTCGTGGCCGCCGTAGAAGTCGATGAGCTGCTTCTGGAACTCGAACATCGCCTTCCAGCCCGGGTTGGTGGCGAGGTCCGACTTGCCGTCCTGGCCCAGGAAGGTAGCGCCGAAGTACTGCGCCCAGTACTGGGCCTGGTTGGCGTAGAAGGGCATCGAGGGCAGGAAGCCGGCGACCTTGATCGAGCCGTCCGGGTTGAACTCGGTGAGCTTCTTGGTGTCCTCGAACAACTCCGAGAGCGTCTTCGGCGGCGAGGTGATGCCCTTCGACGCGAACATGTCGGTGTTGTAGTACATCCCGTAGACGTCGGCGAGCATCGGCATCGCGCACCGCTTGCCCTGGTACTCGGTGTAGTTGCGGACTGCTTCGGGAATTTGGTTCAGGTCGATCTTGTCGCGCTCGATGTAGGGCTTCAGGTCCTGGAAGCTGCCGGTGGAGCACCAGGCGCCGAGGTTGTCGGTGTAGAAGGAGATCGCGACGTCGGGCGGGTTGCCGCCGCGGATCGACTGGGTGAGCTTGTCGTCGTCCTGGTTGCCCTCGTGCTTGATCTCGATGTTCGGGTACTTCGCCTTGAGCTTGTTGAGGCCGGCCGTCACCACGCCGTACTCGCGGTCGGTGAACTTCGAGTACACGGTGATCGTGAGCTTGTCGTCCTTGCCGGGCGCGGCCGCGGCGTCACCCCCGCTCGGGGCGGCGGCGCCGGAACAGGCGCTGGTCAGCAGGACGGACGCCGCGGCGGCGGCCGCAAGCAGGGCGCCGCGGCGGGTCCGGGTGGTAGGGGGCATGGCCCTCCTCCTCATCGGTTGGGGCTGGTCGGTCGGGGACGGGTGATGTCGCCCTCGGGCCTGCGCGACCCGAGGAGCGTGGGGGTGACGACGCCGAAGACGTCCTCACGGGTGGTGGCGAGCGCGGACTGCAGCGCGCCCGCGCGAACGGCGTTGCCCTGCACCGAAGCGCAGCCGACGGGCGTGCGCGGCAGGACCAGTTCGTGGAGCTTTTCCTGCACCAGTGCGGCGAACTCCTCGCCGCCGGCGCGGCTGGTGTCGCCGCAGAGGAGCACGAGCTGCGGGTCGGCGACCGCGACGAGGTTGGCGACGCCGCCGGCGACCCTCCTCGCCAGATCGTGCCGGAAGGGGTGCCGCGGTTCGGTTTTCGCCACGGCTTCCCAGGCGGTCCCGGCTTCGACGCCGTGGGCGGCGGCGAGGCGGCAGATGGCGGGCGAGTCGACCAGGTTGCCGAACCGGGCGCCGGCCTCGGGCCAGACGTCGCCGGTGTCCACAGTGGCCGGATCGGGTACGCGCATCCAGTCGATCTCGCCGCCACCACCGGTCGCGCCGCGCAGCAGCCGCCGTCCGATCACGACGGCGCCGCCGACGCCTTCGGACAGCCACACCATGACGAAGTCGTCGACGTCCTGCGCCTGCCCGACACTCATCTCCTCGACGGCGACGAGGTTGACGTCGTTCTCGATGAGGACGTCGACGCCGAGCTCGTCGGACAGTTTCTGCGGGACGTCGAAGCCGAGCCAGCCGGGGATGTGCGGCGCGGAGGACAGCAGGCCGGTCCGCGGATCGAACGCCCCCTGCGCGCCGATCACGACGTGGGCCAGGTCTTCCCGTTCGATCCCGGCTTCTCGGGCGACGTGGCTGAGCGCTTCGCCGAAGGTCCCGACAACGTCGGCGCCTTCGTGCACGGGCAGTGGCGTCCGGTACTCGGCGAGCACGACCCCGGCGACATCGGCGACGACGAAGTCGGCGACGTGCGGCGTGAGATCGACGGCGGCGACGAAGGCAAGGCTCCCGTTGGCCGCCCAGAGCTGGGCCCGCGGCCCGCGGCCACCACCCCGGACGCCGGCCTTGACGACGAGGTTGTCCAGCTCGAGCCGGGTGATGAGCTGCGCGGTGGCGGGCTTGGACAGTCCGATGGCGAGCTCGAGTTCGGCGCGGGTCAGCGGGCCTTCCCGGAGGAGGACCTCGATGGCGGCGCGATCGTTGATCTCGCGCAGCATCCGCGGGCTACCGGCTCGCACTCGTCGCTCCCGACTTAATTAGGATACTTTACAGACGGTTTCGCAGGACTGTAGTGAGCCGGAGCACAGCCGTCAACGGTCTGGTGAAACGAGCAGGTAACGCCTCGACCGCACTGGGCCACGTGGCGGAAACACCGGTGAATGAGTGGCGCCGGCGCCCCGCGGCTTGGTCACCGGATTTCCGGTTGCGGCCGCGGGGATGCTGGTGGGCGTGGATGTCGTGGCGCAGTGGGTGCGGACCACCTGGACCAAGAGGTCCCGTGGTGGCCCGGCGGCTGCTGCGCGCAACCGGGTGCCGGTGGCCTATCCCCTGCCGGCCGGCGCGTCGCTCCACCTCGTGGACGTCGACGAGTCGACCGGCTTCGAGCCGCGGTTCGCGCTGCGGCCGATCGGCGAGCTGGACGGTGTCACGCTCCGGGAAGCGGACGGCGAGCTGACGGTCCGGCTGGAACTGGCCCGGATGAGCTGGCCCCGGCGGGAGTGGCGCCCGGGGCCGGTCCGCCTGCGACCGGGCGAGTGGCTCCGCCGTCAGATCAACTACCGCTTCGGCTCGACCTGCGAGTGCGGCGCCCAGTGGCGCTACCGGCTGGACACGCTGAACCTGGCCTACGGCTGTGTCCCCGACTTCACCAGCGAGCCGACCCGAACGGTGATCGAACTCGGCGACCTGCGGTGACGTCGCCTCGCACGGACGTCGGGCTTGAGGTGGTTACTCCTCCGCGTCCGCCCAGGCCTTGAGCATCACGCGGGCAATAGACGAGTTCCCCGGCAGGATGATCTCCGCCGCACCACCCGCGATCGGCGTCGGCTTCGAACCCTCGCCCCGCACCGAACTGTTCGCGAACGCCTCCCGCACCTCGGCACGCGACACCCACAGGGCCTCTTCGATCTCCCCGTCCGCCGGGACCAGCGGCAGCGACCGGTCCGCCCGGGCTGTGAAGCCCAGCATGATCGAGCGCGGGAACGGCCACGGCTGGCTCCCGAGGTACCGGACGTCCGAGACCGATGCCCCGACCTCTTCGCGGATCTCCCGCACCACGCAGGCTTCCAGGGACTCCCCCGCCTCGACGAACCCCGCCAGCACCGAGTACCGCCCCGCCGGCCAGATCGGCTGGCGGGCCAGCAGCACGTGGGAGCCGTTCGTGCCCTCCAGCGAGTGGACGAGGCAGATCACCGCCGGGTCCGTGCGCGGGTACTCCTCGCGGCCGTCGTTGGTGCACTTGCTCGCCCAGCCGAACTGGATCAGCTCCGTCGGGTGACCGCAGCGCGTGCAGAACTTGGCTTGACGGCGCCAAAAACGCAACGCCTGCGCCGTCGTGAACAGGCCCGCCGACGTGTCGTCCAGCAGGTCGCCGTAGCCGCGCAGGTCGACCCAGATCTCGCCGTCGGCGCGCGGGACCTCCTCGACGAAGCCCCAGCTGCCCGCCATCTTCACCGTGTCGGCTTCGCCCGACGGGCCGCCCGGGAGCGACCAGTAGTCGACGTCCTGCCACTCGCCGAGGAACACCGCGTCCGGCGGCGGTTCCGGGCCGAAGTCGATCGCCTTGCGGAACGCCAGCACCGACGAGCCTTCGACGACCGGGGTGCGCCCGGTGTCGTCCAGCAGGACGACCCGGGCGTCGGGCCACTTCGACAACAGGCGCGAAGGGTTGGTACGCAAGCCTTCCTGACGGTCCACTGTGGACCGGGACAGGGTGGGCAGATCGCCGAGCGAGAACGGGACGGACATCAGGCGGGCTCGCCCACCACGACGTCGCCGAGCGCGAGGAGCTTGCGTTCCAGCACCGCCGCGTCCCCGACGACCACGCCGGTGAACCGCTTGGGGGCGAAGAACTTCAGCGCCGCTTCGGCCACCTCGTCGGCGGTCACCGCGGCCACCCGCGCCGGGTGCTCGTTCAGCCACTCCAGGCCCAGCCCGGTCGACGCCAGCGCGAGCACCTGCCCGGCCAGCCCGGCCTGCGACGACGTCGAGGTCAGCAGCGAGCCGATCGCGTACTGCCGCACCGATTCCAGCTCGTCGCCGGACGGCGGGACCTGGCCGAGGCGGCCCAGCTCGTAGCGGGTCTCCAGCAGCGCCGGGGCGGTCGCGTCGGTCGCGGTGTCCGCGTCGACGTTGACCACCGCGGTGCCGTCGGTGAACTCGAAGCCCGAGTGCGCGGAGTACGTGTACCCCTTGTTCTCCCGGATGTTCTCGACCAGCCGCGACGAGAAGTACCCGCCGTAGGCCAGGTTCGCCAGCTGCAGCGCCGCGTACCCCGGGTCGGTGCGCGGGACGGTCTGCGCGGAGAGCCGGATCTGCGACTGGACGGCGCCGGCGCGCGGCACCAGCAGCACGTTCGGGCCGGTCAGGTCCGGCAGCGCCGGGAGCCGGACGGCGGAGCGGTCGGACGCCCAGGCGCCGAGCACCTTCTCGAGGTCGCCGATCACCGCGGTGGGGTCGAGGTCGCCGACCAGCACGAGCACCGCGCCGCGCGGCAGCACCGAGGCCCGGTGCAGCGCCCGGACCTGCTCGGGCGTCACGACCGCGACGTCCTCGGCCTTCGGGACCTCGCGGGTGGCCGGGTGGTCGCCGTAGCGGTGCTTCTGCAGCGCTTCCCGCGCGATCGTGCGAGGCTGCGTGCGCGAGACGGCGATCCGCTCGACGAGCCGCTCCTTCTCGCGGGCGATCTCCTCGCCGGCGTACGTCGCTCCGGTGAGGACGTCGCCGAGCACGTCGAGGAACGTCGGGAGCTTGTCGGCGAGCGCGGATCCGGTCAGCACCAGGCGTTCCGGGTCGACGCCGGCGCCGATGTCGCCGCCGATCAGCGCCAGCTCGGCGTCGATTTCGATGCGGTTGCGGCGCGCGGTGCCGGTGAGGATCGTCTCGGCGAGCACCTCGGCGGTCGCCGGGTGCAGCTCGTCGTCACCCGCGAACGGGATCCACAGCCGCGCCTCGACCAGCGGCACGGTCGCCTTGCGCACGGCCAGCACGCGCAGGCCGTTGGACAGTTCGGTGTCCACGTGGGACAGGTCGGCGGCCGCGCGCTGCGCGCCGAGCGGGGGCAGCGGGCGAGGCCCCTGGGCGGTGCGGCCGATCTCCTCCGCACTGCGGTGCGTTGCCGAAGTCACTGCTCGTTGTTCCCTTCCGAAGCGGGCTTGACCACCAGCACGGCGCGCGCGTCCGGGCGCAGCGCCTTCGCCGCCGCCGAGACGGCCTCCGCGGTGACGGCCGACATCCGGTCCGCCAGCTTGTACACCAGCGACGCGTCGCCGTAGAGCAGCTCGAACGAGCCGAGCGCCAGGGTCCGGGACACCAGGCGGTCGTGCTCCGAGTGCAGGCTCGCCGCCCAGCGGGCCGTCACCTTGCGCAGCTCTTCGTCGCTCGGCGGCGTTTCGGCGAGCTTCTCGAGCTCGTCGTCCAGCGCGGCGAGCACGCGCTCGCGGGGCACCTCGTGCGGGTGGATGAGGGTGATGGTGAACGTGTCGGGGTCGCGGGCCTCGAACGGGCCGAACAGCCCGGCGCCGGCGCCGATGTCGACGACGAGGGGTTCGCGGTGCACCAGCCGCTGCTGGAGGCGGGAGCCGTCGCCGTCGGTGAGCACGCCGGCCAGCACGAGGTAGGCCAGGTAGCCGTCGACGTCGTTGATCGGGTCCGGCATCCGGTAGCCGATGCCGAGCGCGGGCAGCGGGGCGTGCGGGTCGATCGTCTCGCCCAGCAGCTCGGTGGTCGGCAGCGGCTCGGCGAACGACGGGCGCTGCGGCGCGGGCCGGTGCGGGACGTCGCCGAAGTGCTTCTCGATCAGCTCCTTGGCGTTGCCGACCTCGAAGTCGCCGGCCACCGTGAGCACGGCGTTCGCCGGGGCGTAGTAGGTGTCGAAGAACGCGGCGCAGTCCTCGACCGTGGCGCTCTCGAGGTCTTCGAAGCCGCCGTAGCCGTTGTGCGCGTTGGGGAACGTCGAGTACAGCACCGGCGGCAGGGTGATCCACGGGAACCCGCCGTACGGCCGGTTCAGCACGTTCAGCCGGATCTCTTCCTTGACGACGTCGATCTGGTTCGCCAGGTTCTCCGCCGTCAGCTTCGGCGCGCGCATCCGGTCGGCCTCGAGGAACAGCGCGCGCTCGAGCGCGGCGCTGGGCAGGACCTCGAAGTAGTCGGTGTAGTCCGGGTGGGTCGACCCGTTGAAGGTGCCACCGCTGGACTGGACGTGCCGGAAGTGCGCGAGTTTCTCGAGGCTCTCGGAGCCCTGGAACATCAGGTGCTCGAAGAGGTGCGCGAAACCGGTGCGCCCCTCCGGCTCGGAGCGGAAACCCACGTCGTAGTGCACGCTGACGCCGACCACCGGCGCGGTCGCGTCGGGGGCGAGAACCACCCGCAGACCGTTGTCGAGGGTGTATCGGACGAGCTCGGGATCGGCCATGGCCCCACCCTACGACGGCGGAGCGGATTCCGGCGTCCGGCCTCGTGCGTGGGAAACGGTGGTCCCACCCGGTTTCTCGTTCACGAGACCGGGGAGGTGGGCGCGGCGGGCGCCGGCGAACGCGCCCGCGAGCGCCGCGGCGAAGGATCCGGCCTGGTCAGGGGTGACGTCGCCGGCGTGCCAGTACACCGGCGGCGGGTGCGGGAGGGCCTCGAAGGCGGCGACCCACGGCGCCAGTTCGCCCAGAGCTGACGCGTACGGGAGGCCACGCGAGAAGACGAGTTCGCGCTGGGGCTTCGTGAGGTCCTTGGGCTTGGCCGACGCCAGCACATCGGCCACCCCGAGCAGACGCCGCGCCACCTCAGTGCCCGCCCGCCGCCGCGCGGGCAGCGCGGCCGACACCACGACGGCGGCGACCCCGGCCAGGGCGAGGATGACGCCGAGCTGGGCGTAGCCGACGGTGAGCGCGAGCAGCACGGTGAGGAACGCGCCGTAGAACACGACCCGGATCCCCGCGTGGCCGAGCCGCCGGGGTTGCCGCGCGACCCAGCCGCGGCGGACGGCGTCGGCGTACAGGGCGTCGCCGACGTCGACGTGCCGCCGGCGCAGTTCGGCGACGGTCGCCGCGTCCTCGGCCGCCGCGAACACGGCACGTTCGAAGGCCGTCAGGTGCTCGTCGGGCGGGTTGCGGCGGGTCAGCCGCCAGTCGCCGTCCTCGGCGCTCACCCACAGGTAGTTGCGGACGGCGAGGTCGAGCACGGTCGCGGCCAGGTCGGCGGCCCCGGCGCCGCCGTGCAGCAGGACGCCGACGTGCCCCGGCAACACACCTTCCGGCGACTCGAACTCGCCCCCCTCCGTCACTTTCACGTGAAAGTGCCCACCTGGGGGCGGAGCTTTCACGTGAAAGCTCCGCCGGGCGCGCCAGACCAGCGCGGCCGTCAGCAGCAGGAGCGCGCCGAAGCCGCCCCAGGCCCAGCCGATCGGGGCGGTGAGCACAAAGGCGCCCGCGATCGTCGCAGCCGGGACGACGACGGCGTTGGCCGGCACGGTGCCCGCGGGCAGCTCGACGGTCGCCGTCATCCGCTGGCCCGCGGCGAGGTTCTGCTGGCTGAACCGGGTCAGCCCGGCGTGGTCGACCTGCGCGGCGCCGCAGGGGAAGTCGGAGTCCGGCGGCCCGGCGAGGCAGTCGACGGCGGTCGGGATCTTAGGCGCGGCGAAGGAGGCGCGGAGGAACTTCAGCTCGGTGCTCCAGCCGCCGGCCAGCTCCCAGGTGACCCGGTCGCCGGCCACCGCACCGTCCACTGTGTACCGGAGGATCGAGGTGCCGGAGGTGAGGTGGACGGTGAACGCGTCTTCGGCCACGCTCGCCGTCCCGCTGCCTTCGAGGACGACGTCGCGGACCCGGTAGACGCGGTCCCGGTGGTGGGGCGCGGCGACGCGCAGCGCGACCCGGCGGTCCATCGTGACGCCGTTGGGCACGGAGATCGCTTCGGCGACCGACAGCGAGCCGTCGCGCTCGAGCTTGAGCTGGATCTCGGCGCTCTGCGGCAGGGCGGGCAGCGGCGGCTGGTCGACCGGTGCCGCGGCGAGGAAGAGTGCCAGCGCGGCCGCGGCGAGCACGGTCAGCGGGCAGCGCGGCCGGACGCGGTGAGCAGCCCGTCGAGCGCGGTCAGGAACGACGGGAAGCGCGCGCCGAACCGCCGCAGGTCGGGGTCGGCTTCCATGCCGCCGTACCAGTACAGCCCGGCCGAACCGTCCGCCGCCGGGTTCAGCCCGGCGAACGCGCCGAGCCAGCGTTCGGTGTCGCCGAGCACCACGGCGTACGGCAGCGAGCGGGAGAACACCAGCTCGCGGTCGGCCGGCGGGATGTCCTCGGCCTTCGCGGTGTGCAGGTAGTCGAGCAGGCCGCGGACCTGGCCGGCGAGCGCCCGCCCGCGCGCGGTGCGGGACGGCAGCAGCGCGGCCGCCGCGACGACACCGAGCCCGGCCAGCGCCACGGCGACGCCGAGCAGCGCGTCCCCGACGGTGAACGTCAGGACCGCGGTGGCGACGAGCCCGAGCGCGAAGATCCCGGCCCCGAGCCAGGTCAGCCGTCCGCGAGCGGTGTCCGGGCGGCGGGAGAACCAGCGCTTGGTGACGACGTCGGCGTACATCGCGTCGCTGATCCGGCGCAGGTCGAGCCCGCCGCGGGCACGCAGCTGCGAAACCAGCACGGTGTCGGTGCCCTCGGGCAGCAGGGTTTCGCAGACGGCGCGCTCGAAGTCGTGGAGGTGCTCGTCCGGCGGGTTGCGGCGGGAGATCTGCCAGTCTTGTCCTTGCGGCCCGGGGATTTCCGCCAGCCACAGGTAGTTGCGGACGGCGAGGTCGACGACGGTGGCGCTGATGTCCACGACGTCGACGGTCTCGTCGACGACCGTGCCGACCTGCCCGGGCAGCACGCCGTCCGGGCTGGCGAAGAAGACGCGGTCGCCGTCGCGGAGCAGGACCTCGACCGGGCCGGTAGCGGTCCGCAGCGCACCGGCGTCCTGCTTGCGGCGGCGCCACACGAAGACGCCGGCCGCGATGAGGAGGACGAGCAGGACGGCGAAGACGACGCCGGTCAGCGGGGTCAGCGCGAAGGCGTTGGCGAGCAGGCCGATGTCGGCGAACTTCGCCGTCGCCGGCGCGGTGTTCGCGGGCAGCCCGACGAGCAGGTCGACCCGGTCACCGGGCGCGACGTCGTTCTGTTCGAGGCGCACGACCCCGGTGTGGTCGAGCTCGGCGAGGGTGCAGCGGCGGCTCGAGCCGACCGGGCCGGCGAAGCAGTCCACGGGGGACAATTCCGGCGAGGGGGCGAGGAAGGACGCGGTGAGCTTGGTCAGCGGGGTGTCGAACCCGCTCGCGACCTGCCACCGCGCCTGCTGCCGCCCACCCTGGTCGGCGATGGCGCCGTCGACCAGGTACGTGACGCTGCCGGCGCCGCCGGCGAAGGTGAGCACGAGCTGGTCACCGGTGAGCTGGCTGGTGGCGGCGCCTTCGGTCTTGACATCGCGGACGGTGAAGACGCGGTCCTGGTCGTCGCCGGCCGGCACGCGCAGCGGGACGCGCGAGGTGAGCTGCTTCCCGCCGGGGACGGTGACCTTTTCGGTGACCGAAAGGGAACCGTCGCGCAGGACCTTGAGGGCGACGTCGGCGACCGGGCCGTCGGTTGGCTGGAGGTTGCCCCCGCCGGTGAGCTGCTGGGGCTTCGGCACCAGGTCACTCGGCTGGTTGGGCAGACTGGGCCCGGCGTTCTGCGCGGCCGCGGTCCCGGCCCCGAGCAGCCCGGCCACGACGACGATCGCGGCCGTGGCCCCCCATTTCATCGACACAGCACCACACCCTAGAGCACCCGATCTATGCTGACGCCCGGAACGGCGAGATCATCGCAGGTACGCCGCTTCCGACGGGGAAAAAGCTTGGGGGGTTCCACTCGATGACGCACGGCCCGCAGGGTCCCGGTCCGCATGATCCGCGGCGCCCGCCGCCGGGGGCCCGCCCGTTGCCGCCACCGGCAGCGCGGCCGTTGCCGCCGGGTCCCGGTGGGGCACCCGGGCAGCGGCCGCAGCACCCCGGTGGCGCACCCGGCCAAGGACCGGCCAGCACGGCGGGCCAGCCGCCCCAGCACCCCGGCGCACCCAGGTCGACCGGTCAGTGGCCGACCGGCGCACCCGGCCACCCGCAGCAAGGCCCCGGCGGGATCCCCGGCCAGCCGCGCCAACCCATGCCGCCGCAGGGTCCGGGACGCCCGCAAAGCACCGCGCCGTACGGACCGCCGACCGGCCCCTTCGGCTACCCCGCCCCACCACCCGCGCGGAGCCCCCTCCCACCACCCGCCGCCGCACCCGCCGCGTTCGTGCCCGGCTACACCGCACCCCCGCCCTACGCTCCCTACGGCACCCGCTTCAGCCCCTACCCGGCCAAGAAATCCAACACGGGCGTGATCGTCGCGGTGGCGATCTTCGCCATCGTCGCCGTCGCCGGGGGGCTCGTCGCCGCCGTCGCGCTGATCGGGGGCGGGAACTCGCGGCACGTCGCCGACGCCGGGTACTCCAGCACCTACCCGACCAGCACCGAAGAAACCACCGAGACGACCGAGACCACCACGTCGTCCTCGACGACCGAAGAAACCACCCGCACCTCCGAGCGCGAGACGACGCCGACGTCGCAAACCCCGTCCGGCCCCCGTTCGGTGGTCGCCACCGGGAACAACCCGCTGTTCGGCAGCCCGGACTACGGCCTGCAGAACGTCTCGTGCTCGCTGAGCCGCTGGGCGACCGACCAGAACAGCGCCACGAAGTTCTTCCAGTCCGGCATCACCTGCCTCGACGCGATGTGGTCGCGCATGCTCGGCGGCGTCGACCTGCCGTTCGAGACGCCGAACCTGTCGGTGCCGCGGTCGCTGTCCGAATCCTCGACGCCGTGCGGCAGCGGGGGCACGACCACCGGGGTCACGCCGTTCTACTGCCCGAGCAACAACACGATCTACATGCCGATGGACCGGATCGAGATCGACGTCTGGGGCAACCACCCCGGCGCGTACCTGTCGATGCTGGCCCACGAATACGGCCACCACGTGCAGAACATGGCCGGCATCTCGGAGGCGTACGGCAACCAGCGCTACGACGCGGGCGCCGACTCGGCGGCGGGCCTGGAACTGTCCCGGCGGATGGAACTCGAGGCCCAGTGCTTCTCCGGCATGTTCCTCGGCTCGGCCTCGGCCTCCGGCGGCTCGGTCGACAAGAACATCTACAACGAGGCCTGGAACGCCCAGGACCGCGGCGACGACTACGCCCGCAACGGCAAGCGCGACCACGGCAGCGCCAAGCACAACATCTCCTGGTGGCAGCACGGCGCGACGACCAACCGCAACCAGCAGTGCAACACGTGGCTGGCGTCCTCGGGCGACGTCTCCTAGCCCGGCCCCAAGCACCCCAATGTGGCGTTCGGTGCGTCTGACGCACCGAACGCCACATTGGGTGCGTTCAACGCAACCAACGCCACATTGGGGCGCTCGGGTCGAGGCTCAGCTCGGCGGGGTGAACGGGTTGCCGGATGGCGGTGTCGGCGGCTCCGGCTGAGACGCGGGAGCCGGCGAAGGCGCCATCCGGTACGGCTGGTCCGGGGACGGCGTCCCGAAACCCTGACCCCGCGCCGCCTGGACGCGGGCCGCGTACGCCTGGACCGCCCGGGCGTGGTCGCGGTTGCGGCGTTCGGCCAGCACCGCCGCCAGGAACGCCCACGCCGGCACCCCGGGCGGCACCTGCGTGCCCAGTGCCTGGCTCACCTGCTGCGCGAGGCTCCAGCCCAGCGCCTGCGCCGCCTCCGGGCGCAGCTGGGCGAAGCGGGTCAGGAACTGGCGGCTCGCCAGCGCGAGGTCGTCCGGGAGCCGCGTCAGGTCGAGGTGGGCCGCCCAGCCTTCGAGGCCCGGGGGCATCGCGACGGCCGGGTGGCCGGTCGTCTCCGGGACGCGCTCGCGGACCACCAGCGTCCCGGCGAGGAAGTCGCCGACCCGGCGGCCGTCGGACGAGCACAGCGACACGATCACCGCGACCGCGCCGAAGAGGCCGAGCGTCCAGAAGTCGACGACGAACCCGGCGAGCCCGCGGACCAGGGCGTGCCGGAAGCGGATCGGGCCGCCGTCGACGCGGACCACGCGCAGGCCCACCGCCATCTTGCCGAGCGAGCGGCCGCGGGTGAGCGTCTCGGACAGCACCGGGTAGCCGACCAGGATCAGCACCACGAACACCAGGATCAGCGTCAGCGCGAGGGCTTCGTCCTCGCCCGGCACGGTCAGCGTCAGCACGATGAACGTGACCACCAGCAGCGCGAACTGCAGGAGGACGTCGAGGGCCATCGCCAGCGCCCGGCTGGCGAGCTTGGCGACGCGCAGGTCCAGGACGACGGCTTCGCCGGTGACCAGCTCCGATTCCTCGTGCACGCGGCCCAGCGTATCGACGGATAGGGTGACGTCGTGGATGTGGACGTCTTCGTCGCGGCGCACGCGGCGGAGTGGAACCGGCTCGGCGAGCTGACCCGCCGCGGCGGCAA is a genomic window of Amycolatopsis lexingtonensis containing:
- a CDS encoding M16 family metallopeptidase — encoded protein: MADPELVRYTLDNGLRVVLAPDATAPVVGVSVHYDVGFRSEPEGRTGFAHLFEHLMFQGSESLEKLAHFRHVQSSGGTFNGSTHPDYTDYFEVLPSAALERALFLEADRMRAPKLTAENLANQIDVVKEEIRLNVLNRPYGGFPWITLPPVLYSTFPNAHNGYGGFEDLESATVEDCAAFFDTYYAPANAVLTVAGDFEVGNAKELIEKHFGDVPHRPAPQRPSFAEPLPTTELLGETIDPHAPLPALGIGYRMPDPINDVDGYLAYLVLAGVLTDGDGSRLQQRLVHREPLVVDIGAGAGLFGPFEARDPDTFTITLIHPHEVPRERVLAALDDELEKLAETPPSDEELRKVTARWAASLHSEHDRLVSRTLALGSFELLYGDASLVYKLADRMSAVTAEAVSAAAKALRPDARAVLVVKPASEGNNEQ
- a CDS encoding ROK family transcriptional regulator, whose translation is MLREINDRAAIEVLLREGPLTRAELELAIGLSKPATAQLITRLELDNLVVKAGVRGGGRGPRAQLWAANGSLAFVAAVDLTPHVADFVVADVAGVVLAEYRTPLPVHEGADVVGTFGEALSHVAREAGIEREDLAHVVIGAQGAFDPRTGLLSSAPHIPGWLGFDVPQKLSDELGVDVLIENDVNLVAVEEMSVGQAQDVDDFVMVWLSEGVGGAVVIGRRLLRGATGGGGEIDWMRVPDPATVDTGDVWPEAGARFGNLVDSPAICRLAAAHGVEAGTAWEAVAKTEPRHPFRHDLARRVAGGVANLVAVADPQLVLLCGDTSRAGGEEFAALVQEKLHELVLPRTPVGCASVQGNAVRAGALQSALATTREDVFGVVTPTLLGSRRPEGDITRPRPTSPNR
- a CDS encoding extracellular solute-binding protein, producing MPPTTRTRRGALLAAAAAASVLLTSACSGAAAPSGGDAAAAPGKDDKLTITVYSKFTDREYGVVTAGLNKLKAKYPNIEIKHEGNQDDDKLTQSIRGGNPPDVAISFYTDNLGAWCSTGSFQDLKPYIERDKIDLNQIPEAVRNYTEYQGKRCAMPMLADVYGMYYNTDMFASKGITSPPKTLSELFEDTKKLTEFNPDGSIKVAGFLPSMPFYANQAQYWAQYFGATFLGQDGKSDLATNPGWKAMFEFQKQLIDFYGGHDKVEKFKAGLGDEYSADHGFQKGKLAMIMDGEFRTAFLKDQAPEVKYQTAPFPVLDSMADRYGGGFTTGTIIAIPKGAKNPGAAWELIKQVTLDTDTLVDMANGLKNVPSTKASLTSPKLDLQPQFKTFLDIYDSGKLVANQTTPIGDAHLKAVNDFAEKWQAGSVPDLIAGLKTVDAQVNDELKQKGAGG
- a CDS encoding M16 family metallopeptidase, whose amino-acid sequence is MTSATHRSAEEIGRTAQGPRPLPPLGAQRAAADLSHVDTELSNGLRVLAVRKATVPLVEARLWIPFAGDDELHPATAEVLAETILTGTARRNRIEIDAELALIGGDIGAGVDPERLVLTGSALADKLPTFLDVLGDVLTGATYAGEEIAREKERLVERIAVSRTQPRTIAREALQKHRYGDHPATREVPKAEDVAVVTPEQVRALHRASVLPRGAVLVLVGDLDPTAVIGDLEKVLGAWASDRSAVRLPALPDLTGPNVLLVPRAGAVQSQIRLSAQTVPRTDPGYAALQLANLAYGGYFSSRLVENIRENKGYTYSAHSGFEFTDGTAVVNVDADTATDATAPALLETRYELGRLGQVPPSGDELESVRQYAIGSLLTSTSSQAGLAGQVLALASTGLGLEWLNEHPARVAAVTADEVAEAALKFFAPKRFTGVVVGDAAVLERKLLALGDVVVGEPA
- the nudC gene encoding NAD(+) diphosphatase, with amino-acid sequence MSVPFSLGDLPTLSRSTVDRQEGLRTNPSRLLSKWPDARVVLLDDTGRTPVVEGSSVLAFRKAIDFGPEPPPDAVFLGEWQDVDYWSLPGGPSGEADTVKMAGSWGFVEEVPRADGEIWVDLRGYGDLLDDTSAGLFTTAQALRFWRRQAKFCTRCGHPTELIQFGWASKCTNDGREEYPRTDPAVICLVHSLEGTNGSHVLLARQPIWPAGRYSVLAGFVEAGESLEACVVREIREEVGASVSDVRYLGSQPWPFPRSIMLGFTARADRSLPLVPADGEIEEALWVSRAEVREAFANSSVRGEGSKPTPIAGGAAEIILPGNSSIARVMLKAWADAEE